One stretch of Monomorium pharaonis isolate MP-MQ-018 chromosome 10, ASM1337386v2, whole genome shotgun sequence DNA includes these proteins:
- the LOC105836001 gene encoding secretin receptor isoform X1 — translation METHRNEDIKRIQKYMIDRLESESKRCDRDAIFGPGWCPEIWDGILCWNSTAPGQLAVQQCPSYFVGFDSRAFASRQCMSNGQWYWNAETDSTWSNYSQCYPASMVTVLMNITDMQANNATLIKKFFPIVKTISKLGYSISLFTLIIAFCILATINLSPIGRRKLRCPRNILHMHLFVSFVMRAFMALLKDILFVSGIGLADAVIKVNEGYWLLDEKESNWQCKTFTSLWQYFILANYSWILMEGVYLHNLVFLALFTDSSSSITGYIVFGWGLPAIFILPWVVTRIIFQDTYCWTTNEKPLLFLFIRVPTMLSILINFVLFINIVRVLLVKLKSTMSEETERYKRWARSTLVLVPLFGVHYAFFIGMSYSIGVNETVEVVWLFCDQLFASFQGFFVAVLYCFLNGEVRAEVSRTLRGVKWSRLRGIRWGSRPSTHSVSTCSCSNVAKPGNGSRRQSKRSSWWKSRWKTPPVCLYQDRATRRSTHSMASTQDVRTRGGSLASSRDYLEIAGNGQPPPTATRPATQDHQTHHTSPLCSKYTDQSLLSFCSMSDASGPNVDRIRDQHRWSDSECCHLAYELHNLQPHRGHP, via the exons AGGAACGAAGACATCAAACGAATTCAGAAGTACATGATCGACAGGCTGGAATCGGAATCCAAGCGTTGCGACCGCGACGCCATATTCGGGCCAG GCTGGTGTCCAGAGATTTGGGATGGGATACTATGTTGGAACTCGACGGCACCTGGACAACTGGCCGTTCAGCAGTGCCCCTCTTACTTCGTGGGCTTCGACTCTCGT GCGTTCGCCTCGAGGCAATGCATGTCGAATGGCCAGTGGTACTGGAACGCCGAGACCGACAGCACGTGGAGCAACTACAGCCAATGCTACCCGGCGTCGATGGTCACCGTCCTGATGAACATAACGGACATGCAGGCGAACAACGCCACTCTCATTAAG AAATTCTTCCCGATTGTGAAGACCATCTCGAAACTCGGTTACTCGATCTCGCTGTTCACCCTCATCATCGCGTTTTGCATTTTGGCCACGATCAA TTTGTCTCCCATCGGACGTAGGAAATTGCGATGCCCGCGGAACATATTGCACATGCACCTGTTCGTCTCGTTCGTGATGCGTGCCTTCATGGCGCTACTGAAGGACATACTCTTCGTGTCCGGGATCGGGCTGGCGGACGCCGTGATCAAAGTTAACGAGGGCTACTGGCTGCTCGACGAGAAGGAGAGCAATTGGCAGTGCAAGACGTTCACCAGCCTGTGGCAGTACTTTATCCTCGCGAACTACTCCTGGATTCTGATGGAGGGTGTATATCTGCACAATCTGGTCTTCCTCGCGCTCTTCACCGACTCCAGCTCCAGCATCACGGGCTACATCGTCTTCGGATGGG GTTTGCCAGCCATATTTATCTTACCCTGGGTAGTCACGAGGATCATATTCCAGGATACGTATTGCTGGACGACCAACGAGAAACCTCTCTTGTTCCTCTTCATACGGGTACCCACGATGCTCTCTATTTTG ATAAATTTTGTGCTCTTCATCAACATCGTGAGGGTGCTGCTGGTGAAACTCAAGTCCACCATGTCGGAAGAAACAGAAAGATACAA gcGATGGGCTAGAAGCACGTTAGTACTGGTGCCGCTCTTTGGAGTTCACTACGCGTTCTTTATTGGGATGTCGTACAGCATCGGCGTAAACGAAACCGTGGAGGTCGTGTGGCTCTTCTGCGACCAGCTGTTCGCATCTTTCCAG GGCTTCTTCGTGGCGGTGCTGTACTGCTTCCTGAACGGCGAGGTGCGGGCCGAGGTGTCGAGGACGCTCCGCGGCGTCAAGTGGTCGCGGCTACGCGGGATCCGATGGGGCTCGCGGCCGTCGACGCATTCGGTCAGCACGTGCAGCTGCAGCAACGTCGCGAAACCCGGCAACGGGAGCCGCCGGCAGTCGAAGAGGTCCAGCTGGTGGAAGTCGCGCTGGAAGACGCCGCCCGTCTGCCTTTACCAGGACCGCGCTACTCGTCGGTCCACCCACTCGATGGCGAGTACACAAG ATGTTAGAACGAGAGGAGGTAGTCTAGCGAGCAGCCGGGATTACCTAGAGATCGCCGGTAACGGCCAGCCGCCGCCGACGGCGACGCGGCCGGCGACGCAGGATCATCAAACCCATCATACATCGCCCCTGTGCAGCAAGTACACGGATCAATCGCTGCTCTCCTTCTGCTCG aTGTCAGATGCGTCGGGGCCGAATGTCGACAGGATCCGCGACCAGCATCGATGGAGTGACTCCGAGTGCTGTCACCTCGCATACGAGTTGCACAATCTACAGCCGCATCGCGGACATCCGTGA
- the LOC105836001 gene encoding secretin receptor isoform X4: METHRNEDIKRIQKYMIDRLESESKRCDRDAIFGPGWCPEIWDGILCWNSTAPGQLAVQQCPSYFVGFDSRAFASRQCMSNGQWYWNAETDSTWSNYSQCYPASMVTVLMNITDMQANNATLIKKFFPIVKTISKLGYSISLFTLIIAFCILATINLSPIGRRKLRCPRNILHMHLFVSFVMRAFMALLKDILFVSGIGLADAVIKVNEGYWLLDEKESNWQCKTFTSLWQYFILANYSWILMEGVYLHNLVFLALFTDSSSSITGYIVFGWGLPAIFILPWVVTRIIFQDTYCWTTNEKPLLFLFIRVPTMLSILINFVLFINIVRVLLVKLKSTMSEETERYKRWARSTLVLVPLFGVHYAFFIGMSYSIGVNETVEVVWLFCDQLFASFQGFFVAVLYCFLNGEVRAEVSRTLRGVKWSRLRGIRWGSRPSTHSVSTCSCSNVAKPGNGSRRQSKRSSWWKSRWKTPPVCLYQDRATRRSTHSMMLEREEVV, encoded by the exons AGGAACGAAGACATCAAACGAATTCAGAAGTACATGATCGACAGGCTGGAATCGGAATCCAAGCGTTGCGACCGCGACGCCATATTCGGGCCAG GCTGGTGTCCAGAGATTTGGGATGGGATACTATGTTGGAACTCGACGGCACCTGGACAACTGGCCGTTCAGCAGTGCCCCTCTTACTTCGTGGGCTTCGACTCTCGT GCGTTCGCCTCGAGGCAATGCATGTCGAATGGCCAGTGGTACTGGAACGCCGAGACCGACAGCACGTGGAGCAACTACAGCCAATGCTACCCGGCGTCGATGGTCACCGTCCTGATGAACATAACGGACATGCAGGCGAACAACGCCACTCTCATTAAG AAATTCTTCCCGATTGTGAAGACCATCTCGAAACTCGGTTACTCGATCTCGCTGTTCACCCTCATCATCGCGTTTTGCATTTTGGCCACGATCAA TTTGTCTCCCATCGGACGTAGGAAATTGCGATGCCCGCGGAACATATTGCACATGCACCTGTTCGTCTCGTTCGTGATGCGTGCCTTCATGGCGCTACTGAAGGACATACTCTTCGTGTCCGGGATCGGGCTGGCGGACGCCGTGATCAAAGTTAACGAGGGCTACTGGCTGCTCGACGAGAAGGAGAGCAATTGGCAGTGCAAGACGTTCACCAGCCTGTGGCAGTACTTTATCCTCGCGAACTACTCCTGGATTCTGATGGAGGGTGTATATCTGCACAATCTGGTCTTCCTCGCGCTCTTCACCGACTCCAGCTCCAGCATCACGGGCTACATCGTCTTCGGATGGG GTTTGCCAGCCATATTTATCTTACCCTGGGTAGTCACGAGGATCATATTCCAGGATACGTATTGCTGGACGACCAACGAGAAACCTCTCTTGTTCCTCTTCATACGGGTACCCACGATGCTCTCTATTTTG ATAAATTTTGTGCTCTTCATCAACATCGTGAGGGTGCTGCTGGTGAAACTCAAGTCCACCATGTCGGAAGAAACAGAAAGATACAA gcGATGGGCTAGAAGCACGTTAGTACTGGTGCCGCTCTTTGGAGTTCACTACGCGTTCTTTATTGGGATGTCGTACAGCATCGGCGTAAACGAAACCGTGGAGGTCGTGTGGCTCTTCTGCGACCAGCTGTTCGCATCTTTCCAG GGCTTCTTCGTGGCGGTGCTGTACTGCTTCCTGAACGGCGAGGTGCGGGCCGAGGTGTCGAGGACGCTCCGCGGCGTCAAGTGGTCGCGGCTACGCGGGATCCGATGGGGCTCGCGGCCGTCGACGCATTCGGTCAGCACGTGCAGCTGCAGCAACGTCGCGAAACCCGGCAACGGGAGCCGCCGGCAGTCGAAGAGGTCCAGCTGGTGGAAGTCGCGCTGGAAGACGCCGCCCGTCTGCCTTTACCAGGACCGCGCTACTCGTCGGTCCACCCACTCGATG ATGTTAGAACGAGAGGAGGTAGTCTAG
- the LOC105836001 gene encoding secretin receptor isoform X2 — protein sequence METHRNEDIKRIQKYMIDRLESESKRCDRDAIFGPGWCPEIWDGILCWNSTAPGQLAVQQCPSYFVGFDSRAFASRQCMSNGQWYWNAETDSTWSNYSQCYPASMVTVLMNITDMQANNATLIKKFFPIVKTISKLGYSISLFTLIIAFCILATIKRRKLRCPRNILHMHLFVSFVMRAFMALLKDILFVSGIGLADAVIKVNEGYWLLDEKESNWQCKTFTSLWQYFILANYSWILMEGVYLHNLVFLALFTDSSSSITGYIVFGWGLPAIFILPWVVTRIIFQDTYCWTTNEKPLLFLFIRVPTMLSILINFVLFINIVRVLLVKLKSTMSEETERYKRWARSTLVLVPLFGVHYAFFIGMSYSIGVNETVEVVWLFCDQLFASFQGFFVAVLYCFLNGEVRAEVSRTLRGVKWSRLRGIRWGSRPSTHSVSTCSCSNVAKPGNGSRRQSKRSSWWKSRWKTPPVCLYQDRATRRSTHSMASTQDVRTRGGSLASSRDYLEIAGNGQPPPTATRPATQDHQTHHTSPLCSKYTDQSLLSFCSMSDASGPNVDRIRDQHRWSDSECCHLAYELHNLQPHRGHP from the exons AGGAACGAAGACATCAAACGAATTCAGAAGTACATGATCGACAGGCTGGAATCGGAATCCAAGCGTTGCGACCGCGACGCCATATTCGGGCCAG GCTGGTGTCCAGAGATTTGGGATGGGATACTATGTTGGAACTCGACGGCACCTGGACAACTGGCCGTTCAGCAGTGCCCCTCTTACTTCGTGGGCTTCGACTCTCGT GCGTTCGCCTCGAGGCAATGCATGTCGAATGGCCAGTGGTACTGGAACGCCGAGACCGACAGCACGTGGAGCAACTACAGCCAATGCTACCCGGCGTCGATGGTCACCGTCCTGATGAACATAACGGACATGCAGGCGAACAACGCCACTCTCATTAAG AAATTCTTCCCGATTGTGAAGACCATCTCGAAACTCGGTTACTCGATCTCGCTGTTCACCCTCATCATCGCGTTTTGCATTTTGGCCACGATCAA ACGTAGGAAATTGCGATGCCCGCGGAACATATTGCACATGCACCTGTTCGTCTCGTTCGTGATGCGTGCCTTCATGGCGCTACTGAAGGACATACTCTTCGTGTCCGGGATCGGGCTGGCGGACGCCGTGATCAAAGTTAACGAGGGCTACTGGCTGCTCGACGAGAAGGAGAGCAATTGGCAGTGCAAGACGTTCACCAGCCTGTGGCAGTACTTTATCCTCGCGAACTACTCCTGGATTCTGATGGAGGGTGTATATCTGCACAATCTGGTCTTCCTCGCGCTCTTCACCGACTCCAGCTCCAGCATCACGGGCTACATCGTCTTCGGATGGG GTTTGCCAGCCATATTTATCTTACCCTGGGTAGTCACGAGGATCATATTCCAGGATACGTATTGCTGGACGACCAACGAGAAACCTCTCTTGTTCCTCTTCATACGGGTACCCACGATGCTCTCTATTTTG ATAAATTTTGTGCTCTTCATCAACATCGTGAGGGTGCTGCTGGTGAAACTCAAGTCCACCATGTCGGAAGAAACAGAAAGATACAA gcGATGGGCTAGAAGCACGTTAGTACTGGTGCCGCTCTTTGGAGTTCACTACGCGTTCTTTATTGGGATGTCGTACAGCATCGGCGTAAACGAAACCGTGGAGGTCGTGTGGCTCTTCTGCGACCAGCTGTTCGCATCTTTCCAG GGCTTCTTCGTGGCGGTGCTGTACTGCTTCCTGAACGGCGAGGTGCGGGCCGAGGTGTCGAGGACGCTCCGCGGCGTCAAGTGGTCGCGGCTACGCGGGATCCGATGGGGCTCGCGGCCGTCGACGCATTCGGTCAGCACGTGCAGCTGCAGCAACGTCGCGAAACCCGGCAACGGGAGCCGCCGGCAGTCGAAGAGGTCCAGCTGGTGGAAGTCGCGCTGGAAGACGCCGCCCGTCTGCCTTTACCAGGACCGCGCTACTCGTCGGTCCACCCACTCGATGGCGAGTACACAAG ATGTTAGAACGAGAGGAGGTAGTCTAGCGAGCAGCCGGGATTACCTAGAGATCGCCGGTAACGGCCAGCCGCCGCCGACGGCGACGCGGCCGGCGACGCAGGATCATCAAACCCATCATACATCGCCCCTGTGCAGCAAGTACACGGATCAATCGCTGCTCTCCTTCTGCTCG aTGTCAGATGCGTCGGGGCCGAATGTCGACAGGATCCGCGACCAGCATCGATGGAGTGACTCCGAGTGCTGTCACCTCGCATACGAGTTGCACAATCTACAGCCGCATCGCGGACATCCGTGA
- the LOC105836001 gene encoding secretin receptor isoform X3: METHRNEDIKRIQKYMIDRLESESKRCDRDAIFGPGWCPEIWDGILCWNSTAPGQLAVQQCPSYFVGFDSRAFASRQCMSNGQWYWNAETDSTWSNYSQCYPASMVTVLMNITDMQANNATLIKKFFPIVKTISKLGYSISLFTLIIAFCILATIKKLRCPRNILHMHLFVSFVMRAFMALLKDILFVSGIGLADAVIKVNEGYWLLDEKESNWQCKTFTSLWQYFILANYSWILMEGVYLHNLVFLALFTDSSSSITGYIVFGWGLPAIFILPWVVTRIIFQDTYCWTTNEKPLLFLFIRVPTMLSILINFVLFINIVRVLLVKLKSTMSEETERYKRWARSTLVLVPLFGVHYAFFIGMSYSIGVNETVEVVWLFCDQLFASFQGFFVAVLYCFLNGEVRAEVSRTLRGVKWSRLRGIRWGSRPSTHSVSTCSCSNVAKPGNGSRRQSKRSSWWKSRWKTPPVCLYQDRATRRSTHSMASTQDVRTRGGSLASSRDYLEIAGNGQPPPTATRPATQDHQTHHTSPLCSKYTDQSLLSFCSMSDASGPNVDRIRDQHRWSDSECCHLAYELHNLQPHRGHP; the protein is encoded by the exons AGGAACGAAGACATCAAACGAATTCAGAAGTACATGATCGACAGGCTGGAATCGGAATCCAAGCGTTGCGACCGCGACGCCATATTCGGGCCAG GCTGGTGTCCAGAGATTTGGGATGGGATACTATGTTGGAACTCGACGGCACCTGGACAACTGGCCGTTCAGCAGTGCCCCTCTTACTTCGTGGGCTTCGACTCTCGT GCGTTCGCCTCGAGGCAATGCATGTCGAATGGCCAGTGGTACTGGAACGCCGAGACCGACAGCACGTGGAGCAACTACAGCCAATGCTACCCGGCGTCGATGGTCACCGTCCTGATGAACATAACGGACATGCAGGCGAACAACGCCACTCTCATTAAG AAATTCTTCCCGATTGTGAAGACCATCTCGAAACTCGGTTACTCGATCTCGCTGTTCACCCTCATCATCGCGTTTTGCATTTTGGCCACGATCAA GAAATTGCGATGCCCGCGGAACATATTGCACATGCACCTGTTCGTCTCGTTCGTGATGCGTGCCTTCATGGCGCTACTGAAGGACATACTCTTCGTGTCCGGGATCGGGCTGGCGGACGCCGTGATCAAAGTTAACGAGGGCTACTGGCTGCTCGACGAGAAGGAGAGCAATTGGCAGTGCAAGACGTTCACCAGCCTGTGGCAGTACTTTATCCTCGCGAACTACTCCTGGATTCTGATGGAGGGTGTATATCTGCACAATCTGGTCTTCCTCGCGCTCTTCACCGACTCCAGCTCCAGCATCACGGGCTACATCGTCTTCGGATGGG GTTTGCCAGCCATATTTATCTTACCCTGGGTAGTCACGAGGATCATATTCCAGGATACGTATTGCTGGACGACCAACGAGAAACCTCTCTTGTTCCTCTTCATACGGGTACCCACGATGCTCTCTATTTTG ATAAATTTTGTGCTCTTCATCAACATCGTGAGGGTGCTGCTGGTGAAACTCAAGTCCACCATGTCGGAAGAAACAGAAAGATACAA gcGATGGGCTAGAAGCACGTTAGTACTGGTGCCGCTCTTTGGAGTTCACTACGCGTTCTTTATTGGGATGTCGTACAGCATCGGCGTAAACGAAACCGTGGAGGTCGTGTGGCTCTTCTGCGACCAGCTGTTCGCATCTTTCCAG GGCTTCTTCGTGGCGGTGCTGTACTGCTTCCTGAACGGCGAGGTGCGGGCCGAGGTGTCGAGGACGCTCCGCGGCGTCAAGTGGTCGCGGCTACGCGGGATCCGATGGGGCTCGCGGCCGTCGACGCATTCGGTCAGCACGTGCAGCTGCAGCAACGTCGCGAAACCCGGCAACGGGAGCCGCCGGCAGTCGAAGAGGTCCAGCTGGTGGAAGTCGCGCTGGAAGACGCCGCCCGTCTGCCTTTACCAGGACCGCGCTACTCGTCGGTCCACCCACTCGATGGCGAGTACACAAG ATGTTAGAACGAGAGGAGGTAGTCTAGCGAGCAGCCGGGATTACCTAGAGATCGCCGGTAACGGCCAGCCGCCGCCGACGGCGACGCGGCCGGCGACGCAGGATCATCAAACCCATCATACATCGCCCCTGTGCAGCAAGTACACGGATCAATCGCTGCTCTCCTTCTGCTCG aTGTCAGATGCGTCGGGGCCGAATGTCGACAGGATCCGCGACCAGCATCGATGGAGTGACTCCGAGTGCTGTCACCTCGCATACGAGTTGCACAATCTACAGCCGCATCGCGGACATCCGTGA
- the LOC105836000 gene encoding protein SCO1 homolog, mitochondrial, with protein sequence MSTLILRSIASLNRSSRNVLTKFRYIYTSNALSQQSSLPKQPTKIKKKSPITWKSLTISGLVGTGIILYMHHLREEKDKTIARERRRQLGKAKIGGKFELVNSEGKTVKSDDFLGQWVMIYFGFTHCPDVCPDEIEKMTNVVDTLEKEHNLKIQPIFISVDPDRDTPTVVGKYVKEFSDKIIGLTGNNEQVGQACKAYRVYYSNGPKDQDDDYIVDHTIIIYLIDPEGLFVDYYGQTHDVDKIVTSILVNKLKYDQLKNDSSSWMPSLPIKGVL encoded by the exons ATGTCGACGTTAATATTAAGATCAATTGCGTCATTAAATAGGAGTTCTCGTAATGTTCTTACAAAg tTTAGATACATATACACGTCAAATGCTTTGAGTCAACAGTCTAGTCTACCCAAGCAACCTACAAAGATAAAGAAGAAATCGCCAATTACATGGAAAAGTTTGACAATATCCGGACTTGTCGGTACtggtattatattatacatgcaTCATCTCAGAGAGGAGAAAGATAAAACCATAGCTCGTGAGAGAAGGCGGCAGTTGGGCAAGGCTAAGATTGGTGGCAAGTTTGAACTGGTAAATTCAGAAGGGAAGACAGTAAAGTCTGATGATTTCTTGGGGCAATGGGTAATGATATACTTTGGATTTACTCACTGCCCAGATGTTTGTCCTGATGAAATTGAAAAGATGACAAATGTAGTGGACACTCTCG AAAAAGAACACAATTTGAAGATACAACCGATTTTTATATCGGTCGATCCAGATAGAGATACGCCCACTGTTGTTGGCAAGTACGTCAAAGAATTCTCTGATAAGATCATTGGTCTCACCGGCAACAACGAACAAGTTGGACAAGCATGTAAGGCGTACAGAGTTTACTATAGTAATGGCCCTAAGGATCAGGATGATGACTATATC GTGGATCACACGATCATTATATACTTAATAGATCCGGAGGGCCTGTTTGTAGATTATTATGGGCAGACGCACGATGTGGATAAGATCGTAACCAGCATTcttgtaaacaaattaaagtaCGATCAATTAAAGAATGATTCTTCTTCTTGGATGCCGTCTTTACCGATCAAAGGAGTGTTATAA
- the LOC105835999 gene encoding prefoldin subunit 1 isoform X1, with the protein MVRKDQKRLYVNKVYFTTVLQKNSRMSKVLDEELKQAFSKLHEKMVDTKQKLKLADIQIGKLRGTKQRTELTMKEIGTLPNDTRMYESVGRMFLLNKMNNVKDNLETRIKTSDEKIKTLENNKAYLQRSLKESENEIREMIQQKQSKETSG; encoded by the exons ATGGTTAGGAAAGATCAGAAAAGATTGTACGtgaataaagtatattttacgacggtgttgcaaaaaaattctag GATGTCGAAGGTACTGGATGAAGAATTAAAGCAGGCCTTCTCAAAGTTGCACGAGAAGATGGTAGATACCAAGCAGAAGCTAAAATTGGCTGATATACAAATTGGCAAGTTGCGGGGCACGAAGCAGCGGACGGAGCTCACTATGAAGGAGATCGGTACTCTTCCCAACGACACAAGGATGTACGAGTCCGTCGGTCGAATGTTCCTCTTAAATAAGATGAACAATGTTAAGGACAATTTAGAAACTAGGATAAAAACGTCCGATGAGAAGATCAAGACTCTGGAGAACAACAAAGCGTACCTACAGCGGAGTTTGAAGGAGAGCGAAAACGAAATCAGAGAAATGATTCAGCAAAAGCAGAGCAAGGAGACCTCGGGTTAA
- the LOC105835999 gene encoding prefoldin subunit 1 isoform X2: MSKVLDEELKQAFSKLHEKMVDTKQKLKLADIQIGKLRGTKQRTELTMKEIGTLPNDTRMYESVGRMFLLNKMNNVKDNLETRIKTSDEKIKTLENNKAYLQRSLKESENEIREMIQQKQSKETSG, from the coding sequence ATGTCGAAGGTACTGGATGAAGAATTAAAGCAGGCCTTCTCAAAGTTGCACGAGAAGATGGTAGATACCAAGCAGAAGCTAAAATTGGCTGATATACAAATTGGCAAGTTGCGGGGCACGAAGCAGCGGACGGAGCTCACTATGAAGGAGATCGGTACTCTTCCCAACGACACAAGGATGTACGAGTCCGTCGGTCGAATGTTCCTCTTAAATAAGATGAACAATGTTAAGGACAATTTAGAAACTAGGATAAAAACGTCCGATGAGAAGATCAAGACTCTGGAGAACAACAAAGCGTACCTACAGCGGAGTTTGAAGGAGAGCGAAAACGAAATCAGAGAAATGATTCAGCAAAAGCAGAGCAAGGAGACCTCGGGTTAA
- the LOC105836004 gene encoding nuclear RNA export factor 1, with amino-acid sequence MASPTKSEAKLTATIDQTSWEPYRITYMKPAFDSLEMTLACRKDIWHKFIVFNGGLYMRTDVLRAFVNACEPALLIPIMYTVENNNKTTFLAKCASNAIENLVKQGLCVTLPGGQELYMDIVLGYLSGQELQVNTNKIIAEALHTRYEPIRKVFNLDNFENEKALGSIFCPISIPKIFDLVLRCSKVGIMSNNREAVGGRLPVRELSLRYNKLTAIILFDKFFSYHLTKLDLRHNQILDVEYLRYFSEFKISELWLDGNPLCTRYINSQDYIQAVKNVFPHLQKLDGVVIGMEQKFVPNVQNYYLGNGSRIPLIRQFVKHFFTLYDQEDRIVMHGLYDKNAFYSMTLGSITNHAHKEIMKTFSTNRNLLKFADYAKCHEFLFCGPEKIIAALQRQPPTMHDLKTIQIDLLHEDDNHLVISVQGLFAFRPMIYPPMLYNRTFVIVRKEDNEYAIVNDQYYIDGTPANAGNEMKFDPRPVPKFTPMVLSVSEKEQLLRFLRELTTMNIRYCYKYLEDAEWDIRTAITTFMKHYSVNDVPPKAFEST; translated from the coding sequence ATGGCATCACCAACAAAGTCTGAGGCGAAGCTGACGGCAACGATAGATCAGACTTCATGGGAGCCGTACCGGATTACATACATGAAACCAGCTTTCGACAGCCTCGAGATGACTCTCGCATGTCGCAAGGACATCTGGCACAAGTTTATCGTCTTCAACGGCGGCCTATATATGCGCACCGATGTCCTACGTGCCTTCGTAAACGCTTGTGAACCGGCACTTCTAATACCGATCATGTACACCGTCGAAAACAACAATAAGACTACGTTCCTTGCCAAGTGCGCCAGCAACGCTATCGAAAACCTTGTGAAGCAGGGGCTATGCGTGACGTTGCCGGGTGGCCAAGAACTGTATATGGACATCGTTCTCGGTTATCTCAGCGGACAGGAGCTGCAGGTGAACACAAACAAGATCATCGCAGAAGCTTTGCACACCCGATACGAGCCGATAAGAAAGGTGTTCAATCTGGACAACTTCGAGAATGAAAAGGCGCTTGGCTCGATATTCTGCCCAATCTCCATACCAAAGATCTTCGATCTGGTGCTGCGCTGCAGCAAGGTGGGCATCATGAGTAACAACCGCGAGGCCGTTGGTGGGCGGCTGCCAGTCCGCGAGCTCAGCCTGCGATACAATAAGCTCACGGCGATTATCCTATTTGACAAATTCTTCAGTTACCACTTGACCAAGCTGGATCTGCGCCACAATCAGATCTTGGACGTGGAGTATCTGCGTTACTTCTCCGAGTTCAAGATAAGCGAACTCTGGCTAGATGGAAATCCACTGTGCACCAGGTATATCAACTCTCAGGACTACATACAGGCAGTGAAGAACGTTTTCCCGCATTTGCAAAAACTCGACGGAGTCGTCATAGGAATGGAGCAAAAGTTCGTACCGAATGTACAAAACTATTATCTTGGCAACGGATCGAGGATACCTCTGATCAGGCAGTTTGTCAAACACTTCTTCACACTGTACGATCAAGAGGATAGAATAGTTATGCACGGCCTATACGACAAGAACGCATTCTACTCCATGACGCTAGGCAGTATAACGAATCACGCACACAAAGAGATTATGAAGACGTTTTCCACGAACAGAAATCTGTTGAAATTCGCCGACTACGCCAAGTGTCATGAGTTCCTATTCTGTGGACCTGAGAAAATAATCGCCGCGCTGCAGCGGCAACCACCGACGATGCATGATCTCAAGACGATTCAAATCGACCTGTTGCACGAAGACGATAATCACCTGGTCATCTCTGTACAAGGACTGTTCGCATTTCGACCAATGATCTATCCGCCTATGTTGTACAATAGAACCTTCGTTATCGTGCGAAAGGAGGACAACGAGTATGCCATCGTTAACGATCAGTATTACATCGATGGTACGCCCGCCAATGCGGGTAATGAGATGAAATTTGATCCGAGACCCGTGCCCAAATTTACTCCAATGGTACTCAGCGTGTCAGAGAAGGAGCAACTGCTTAGATTTTTACGTGAACTTACAACGATGAATATTcgatattgttataaatatcttgaagATGCGGAATGGGATATAAGAACCGCGATCACtacatttatgaaacattattCGGTCAATGACGTCCCTCCCAAAGCTTTTGAGTCAACATAG